The Hymenobacter oligotrophus genome segment TGCTCTTCTGCTCGTTGGGGGCGGCTTGCTCGATCTGTCATCCTGAGCAAAGCGAAGGACCTTCTCTCGCCAGATAGAAATTACTATCCCGCGTGGTAAGGTCCTTCGCTTTGCGGACGCTAGATATAGGATGACAGGACTTCAGAATGATACAATACGGTTACTACCTACCTTGCAGGCGCGCCAGCACATCCTCGGTGGTGTGGCCGTGCACGGTAAACTCCTTGAAGCCGAAGTGTTTCACGGCGTCCTGCATGGTAGCCAGGTCGGCAGTGAGGAGCAAGGGCGGCTCCAGCTCCAGCTCGGGCGCGTTTTCCTCGTCGAGCTTCATGATGAACTGCGCGAACTCGCGGAACTGCGGCTCCTGGGCGTACATCAGCGTGGCTGCATCGGGCGAGGAGAACAGCACCGACAGCGTGCCCACGGGCGGCAAATCGTTGGCGGCGGGGCGCTCGTCGGGCGGCAGCATGTTGGTGTACAAATCGTGCACGAAATGAATGGTATCGGCCCCCAGCAGCACCACCGCGGCCGACTTCTTCTGCAGCTCCTTGCGCACAAAGTGCATGGCCGTGGCCAGGCGCAGCACCTCCGAAGGGTATGCAGCCCGCGTGGTATCAAAGTGGCGGCTGCGTAGCAGTTTCTTCGGGTCAAAGTCGAACTGCTCCGTAGGGTTCTGGAAGCGGTTGGTGCCCACAATCACCTGCTCGCCGGTGGCAATGCCGTGAAACTTCTCCAGCGCCAGCTTGCGGATGTCCTCCATGATGCGGCCGCGGTTCATCAGGAACCCGCCCTTGGCGTCGATGTCCTGGAACATGGCCCAGGCCTCTTGCGCCAACTGGTCGGTTAGCGTTTCGATGAAGTACGAGCCAGCAGCGGGGTCGGCTACGCGGTCGAGGTGGGCCTCTTCGCGCAGAATAATGGGCACGTTGCGGGCAATGCGCGCCGAAAACTCGTTGGGTTCGGCGTACAGGCTGTCGTAGGGCGTTACCGAAATAGAATCGGCGCCGCCCAGCACCGCGCTCATGGCCTCGGTGGTAACGCGCAGCATGTTGGTATAGGGGTCGAGGGTGGTCTGCGTCCACGACGACGTGGCCGCGTGGATGCGCAGCGCCGACGCTACCTCGGTGGGCAAACCGTAGGCGTGCAGCAGCGTGGCCCACAAGCGGCGCAGGGCGCGCAGCTTGGCCATTTCCATAAAGTAGCTCGGGCCAATGCTCACGTGCACGTGCATGGCCGACGCCACCGTGGCGGCGTCCACGTCGAGGTCGTCGGAAATGAAGTTCTCGAAGTACACCGCCGCCAGGCCCAGAATGCACGCCAGCTCCTGCGTGGCCGAGGCGCCGCGGTTGCTGAAAAAGCTGCCGTTGAGGGGCAGCGTGAAGAAGTTGGGCAAGTGGCGCGTAAGCTGCACGCAGCGGCGCAAGGCGTGCACCAGCACGGCGTAGTCGTCGGGTTGGCTAATGGCGCCGGGCGAGTACCGCAAAAAACCTTGCAGCTGCGCCCCGCCCGCGG includes the following:
- a CDS encoding methylmalonyl-CoA mutase family protein, which gives rise to MSDTPRSAPITFTEFDSLSTEAWQERIRRDLKGADPAKLQWHTPEGLAIEPFYHREALAALGQQPTPQVRHTPNAAPNAWRNVPTLRVTATDDGHAVVNFAAKALQNGADGIHFDLDAPDRFDLGYLAANLPLGTAYLGFTVSRQPEEFTARLLEAAGGAQLQGFLRYSPGAISQPDDYAVLVHALRRCVQLTRHLPNFFTLPLNGSFFSNRGASATQELACILGLAAVYFENFISDDLDVDAATVASAMHVHVSIGPSYFMEMAKLRALRRLWATLLHAYGLPTEVASALRIHAATSSWTQTTLDPYTNMLRVTTEAMSAVLGGADSISVTPYDSLYAEPNEFSARIARNVPIILREEAHLDRVADPAAGSYFIETLTDQLAQEAWAMFQDIDAKGGFLMNRGRIMEDIRKLALEKFHGIATGEQVIVGTNRFQNPTEQFDFDPKKLLRSRHFDTTRAAYPSEVLRLATAMHFVRKELQKKSAAVVLLGADTIHFVHDLYTNMLPPDERPAANDLPPVGTLSVLFSSPDAATLMYAQEPQFREFAQFIMKLDEENAPELELEPPLLLTADLATMQDAVKHFGFKEFTVHGHTTEDVLARLQGR